One segment of Candidatus Paceibacterota bacterium DNA contains the following:
- a CDS encoding ATP-binding protein, protein MKPEDVFALDSAGWPALLVDASGAIYRANPAAVSLFGPAFPGDSPHLAAVWSPENSLAAGEFLAHWERTPVPITALKFRGKGGHTFSHLTSVCAFTKDSRRYFVLQLLPGSEFAGTEARPAGGETGLAQKQKLDCALQLARTVALDFNNALTSILGHTSLVLSKMEPSHPWRGSLIEVEKSAAKAAEIANDLGTFSRQEKETRSQATGNLNRLLQRSVEFFQQNAGPEPVTWTLQLDRKLFAAKFEEAKMQQAFMKLFENAVQALREGGRISVQTRNIELAEPTQDRNVQLAAGAYVSVEISDNGCGIEPEVLPRVFEPFFTTKRGSHRGLGLAWVYGIVTNHSGGVAISSRPGEGTSVRIYLPAERQTVRDDKLTADDLSGSQTILIVDDEELLLTMGKTILSAYGYRVLTANGGPKALELLSRKDSAVDLVITDLVMPTMSGRELVEQIRKQWPAMRIICTSGYVWPAGQANDATYLQKPFTSQELLLKVKHVLGTEPGSG, encoded by the coding sequence ATGAAGCCCGAGGATGTTTTTGCATTGGACAGTGCGGGCTGGCCGGCGCTCCTGGTGGACGCCAGTGGCGCCATTTACCGCGCTAATCCGGCGGCCGTCAGCCTATTCGGCCCGGCTTTCCCCGGAGATTCTCCGCATCTGGCGGCAGTTTGGTCGCCCGAGAACAGCCTGGCGGCCGGCGAGTTTCTAGCCCACTGGGAGCGCACCCCCGTGCCAATCACCGCGCTCAAGTTCCGCGGCAAAGGGGGCCATACATTCAGCCATCTCACATCCGTTTGCGCGTTTACGAAAGACAGCAGGCGGTATTTCGTGCTGCAGTTGCTGCCGGGAAGCGAGTTCGCCGGGACGGAAGCCCGGCCGGCCGGCGGGGAGACGGGTTTAGCGCAAAAGCAGAAACTGGACTGCGCGCTGCAATTGGCCCGCACTGTGGCGCTTGATTTTAACAACGCGCTGACGAGCATTCTGGGCCACACCTCTCTCGTCCTCAGCAAAATGGAGCCGAGCCATCCATGGCGCGGCTCGCTGATCGAAGTCGAGAAGTCGGCTGCCAAGGCCGCGGAAATCGCGAACGACCTGGGCACGTTCAGCCGCCAGGAGAAGGAAACCCGCTCCCAGGCGACTGGCAATCTCAATCGCCTGCTGCAGCGCAGCGTCGAGTTCTTTCAGCAAAACGCCGGGCCGGAACCAGTAACCTGGACCCTGCAGCTGGATCGAAAGCTGTTCGCGGCGAAGTTTGAAGAAGCCAAGATGCAGCAAGCGTTCATGAAACTCTTCGAAAACGCTGTCCAGGCCCTGCGTGAAGGGGGGCGCATCTCGGTGCAAACGCGCAACATCGAGCTGGCCGAGCCGACCCAGGACCGCAATGTACAGCTTGCCGCCGGCGCCTATGTCAGTGTGGAAATCAGCGACAACGGCTGCGGCATCGAACCCGAGGTCCTGCCCCGGGTGTTTGAGCCGTTCTTCACCACCAAGCGCGGCAGCCATCGCGGCTTGGGATTAGCCTGGGTCTATGGCATTGTCACCAACCACAGCGGGGGAGTCGCCATCTCCAGCCGGCCCGGCGAAGGCACCTCGGTTAGGATCTATCTGCCGGCGGAAAGGCAAACCGTCCGGGACGATAAGCTGACCGCGGATGATCTGAGCGGCAGCCAGACCATCCTGATTGTGGACGACGAGGAGTTGCTGCTCACGATGGGCAAGACCATTCTCTCGGCCTACGGTTACCGGGTGCTGACGGCCAATGGGGGGCCGAAAGCCCTGGAGCTGCTGTCCCGAAAGGATAGCGCTGTGGACCTGGTCATCACCGACCTGGTGATGCCAACCATGAGCGGGCGGGAATTGGTCGAGCAAATCCGCAAGCAGTGGCCGGCCATGCGCATCATCTGCACCAGCGGCTACGTCTGGCCCGCCGGCCAGGCGAATGACGCGACTTATCTGCAAAAGCCATTTACCAGCCAGGAGCTGTTGCTCAAGGTCAAGCATGTCCTCGGCACGGAACCCGGCAGCGGCTAA